One region of Gilliamella sp. ESL0405 genomic DNA includes:
- the crr gene encoding PTS glucose transporter subunit IIA has protein sequence MGLFDKIKQFVSDGSKNSIEIIAPLSGEIVKIEDVPDVVFAEKIVGDGVAIKPSGNKIVAPLNGRIGKIFETNHAFAIESDEGIELFVHFGIDTVELKGEGFTRIAEEGQQVKIGDTIIEIDLPLLESKAKSVLTPVVISNMETVVELTKLSGSVEAGKTPIMRVKK, from the coding sequence ATGGGTCTATTCGATAAAATTAAGCAATTTGTGTCCGATGGTAGCAAAAATAGCATCGAAATTATTGCGCCACTAAGTGGAGAAATTGTCAAAATCGAAGATGTACCAGATGTGGTTTTTGCTGAAAAAATCGTTGGTGATGGCGTAGCTATCAAACCGTCTGGTAATAAAATTGTTGCACCATTAAATGGTAGAATTGGCAAGATTTTCGAGACAAATCATGCATTTGCAATTGAATCTGACGAGGGTATCGAGCTATTTGTTCACTTTGGTATCGATACTGTTGAGCTTAAAGGTGAAGGCTTTACTCGTATTGCAGAAGAAGGGCAACAAGTAAAAATTGGCGATACAATTATTGAAATTGATCTGCCATTACTTGAGAGCAAAGCCAAATCAGTGTTAACACCAGTTGTGATATCTAATATGGAAACTGTTGTTGAACTGACTAAGTTATCTGGCTCTGTTGAGGCAGGTAAAACACCAATTATGCGTGTAAAAAAATAA
- the pgi gene encoding glucose-6-phosphate isomerase yields the protein MLKSIDPTTTSSWKSLQASYQQQKDKTIAQILKEEPNRVEQLSIPFEDEFLVDLSKNRITQATLKQLYQLADECDLNGAINAMYSGEKINRTEDRAVLHVALRNVSSTPIYVDGKNVMDEVNAVLAKMESFSKKVISGEWKGYTGKAITDVVNIGIGGSDLGPVMITEALRPYKNHLTMHFVSNVDGTHIVEALKGLNPETTLFLVASKTFTTQETMTNAQTARDWLLDAAKDDKAVALHFVALSTNAKEVEKFGIDTANMFEFWDWVGGRYSSWSAIGLSIVLSIGFDNFKQFLAGGHAMDKHFQSAPIEKNIPTLLALIGIWYNNFFGAETEAILPYDQYMHRFAAYFQQGNMESNGKSVDRNGKKTTYTTGPIIWGEPGTNGQHAFYQLIHQGTKLIPCDFIAPAISHNPVGDHHPKLLSNFFAQTEALAFGKTAEQVEQEFIAAGKKLDDVKSIVPFKVFEGNKPTNSILVKKITPYTLGALVAMYEHKIFTQGVILNIFSFDQWGVELGKQLAGRILPELADDKPVSSHDQSTNSLINQYKKWR from the coding sequence ATGTTAAAGTCAATTGATCCAACTACCACCTCTTCTTGGAAATCCCTTCAAGCAAGCTATCAACAACAAAAAGATAAAACCATTGCCCAAATCCTCAAAGAGGAGCCAAACCGAGTTGAACAACTCAGTATCCCTTTTGAAGATGAGTTTTTGGTTGATCTGTCTAAAAACCGTATTACTCAAGCAACCCTTAAGCAACTTTATCAGTTGGCTGATGAGTGTGATTTAAACGGCGCAATTAATGCGATGTACAGCGGTGAAAAAATCAATCGCACTGAAGATCGTGCTGTTTTGCATGTAGCATTAAGAAATGTGTCTAGTACGCCGATTTATGTTGACGGTAAAAATGTCATGGATGAGGTCAATGCAGTATTAGCAAAAATGGAATCTTTCAGTAAAAAAGTCATTAGCGGTGAGTGGAAAGGTTACACCGGTAAAGCAATTACTGATGTGGTAAATATCGGTATCGGCGGTTCAGATTTGGGGCCGGTGATGATTACCGAAGCGTTACGCCCTTATAAAAATCATTTAACCATGCACTTTGTTTCAAATGTTGACGGGACACATATTGTTGAGGCACTTAAGGGCTTAAATCCGGAAACGACCCTATTTTTAGTTGCTTCTAAAACGTTTACCACACAAGAAACGATGACCAATGCCCAAACCGCACGTGACTGGTTGCTTGATGCTGCTAAAGACGATAAAGCAGTTGCCTTGCACTTTGTGGCGCTTTCAACTAACGCCAAAGAGGTTGAAAAATTCGGTATCGATACCGCTAATATGTTTGAGTTCTGGGATTGGGTTGGAGGTCGTTACTCTTCTTGGTCGGCAATCGGTTTATCGATTGTGTTATCCATTGGCTTTGATAATTTTAAACAGTTTTTAGCGGGTGGTCATGCCATGGATAAGCACTTCCAAAGTGCACCGATTGAAAAAAATATTCCGACGCTGCTTGCTTTAATTGGTATTTGGTACAACAACTTTTTTGGCGCAGAAACTGAGGCTATTTTACCTTATGATCAGTATATGCACCGTTTTGCTGCCTATTTCCAACAAGGCAATATGGAGTCAAATGGTAAAAGCGTTGATCGTAATGGTAAGAAAACAACGTATACCACAGGCCCAATTATTTGGGGTGAGCCGGGTACTAACGGGCAACATGCTTTTTATCAATTAATTCATCAAGGCACAAAATTAATTCCTTGTGATTTTATTGCACCGGCAATCAGCCATAACCCAGTTGGTGATCATCATCCTAAATTATTATCTAACTTCTTTGCGCAAACAGAAGCGTTAGCCTTTGGTAAAACCGCTGAGCAAGTTGAACAAGAGTTTATTGCTGCCGGTAAAAAACTCGATGACGTTAAGTCGATAGTGCCATTTAAAGTTTTTGAAGGTAATAAACCGACCAACTCTATTTTAGTGAAAAAAATCACGCCATATACTTTAGGTGCATTAGTGGCGATGTATGAGCACAAAATCTTCACGCAAGGCGTTATTTTAAATATCTTTAGCTTTGATCAGTGGGGCGTTGAATTAGGTAAACAGTTAGCCGGTCGAATTTTACCTGAACTTGCGGATGATAAACCCGTTAGCTCACATGATCAGTCAACCAACAGCTTGATTAATCAATACAAAAAATGGCGTTAA
- a CDS encoding IclR family transcriptional regulator, with amino-acid sequence MPNIQTLVPALDKIVRICDYLDSHKGATFSQIFQDLSLPKSSTSTLLNALVMHGILRQDQNKFYLGLKLHQWGDKSLEQFDITQIAQPLMTKLRDQTNLTCHLGVLDGLYSVYIAKIENDQAIGIRTWIGKKLPLHSSGIGKALIAWLPDEKIDQLIPEDKLPKYTDTTITSKKQLKKELAKIRSQGWAYDNQEDVKGVHCIAAPIFNKNHEPIAAISISGVLFQLPVEKIEKYSELVRKACQQLTNKF; translated from the coding sequence ATGCCCAATATTCAGACGCTAGTACCAGCCTTAGATAAAATCGTTCGCATTTGTGATTATTTAGATAGTCATAAAGGTGCAACTTTTAGTCAAATATTTCAAGACCTTAGTTTACCTAAAAGCAGTACTTCAACACTACTTAATGCATTAGTTATGCATGGTATCTTACGTCAAGATCAAAATAAGTTTTATCTTGGATTAAAATTGCATCAATGGGGTGATAAATCGTTGGAACAGTTCGATATCACCCAAATCGCTCAGCCATTGATGACTAAATTAAGAGATCAAACCAACTTAACTTGTCATCTAGGTGTTCTTGACGGGCTCTATTCTGTCTATATTGCTAAAATTGAAAATGATCAGGCAATTGGCATTCGTACCTGGATTGGCAAAAAATTACCATTACATAGTTCAGGTATTGGTAAAGCCTTAATAGCTTGGTTACCGGATGAGAAAATCGACCAACTGATACCCGAAGACAAATTGCCCAAATATACCGACACCACCATAACCAGCAAAAAACAGTTAAAAAAAGAGCTGGCTAAAATCCGGTCGCAAGGTTGGGCTTATGATAACCAGGAAGATGTAAAAGGCGTACATTGTATCGCAGCGCCGATATTTAATAAAAATCATGAACCAATTGCGGCGATAAGTATTTCCGGCGTTCTTTTTCAGCTACCGGTAGAGAAGATCGAAAAATACTCAGAGCTCGTCCGTAAAGCCTGCCAACAGCTAACCAATAAGTTTTAA
- a CDS encoding iron-containing alcohol dehydrogenase has translation MIYYIPPVNLLGKGCLSELGVPVKKLNCKKAFVVSDKFLFGNGTVDKVVDILEKEGIESVIFYDVKPNPTVANVENALKLCQESACDFIVSIGGGSPQDCGKAVAVLATNGGKITDYEGMHKSKQKCLPIVAIATTAGTSAEVTINYVITDESRHVKMIMVDPNTLASITVSDPDLMISKPANLTAATGMDALTHAIEAVVAKGAMDVTDSTALYAIAQTFKYLARAVKNGNDIQAREQMSYACFLNGIAFSNAGLGNVHAMAHQLGGLYDLPHGVCNAMLLSVVEKENAKHAPQKFRVIAQTIGFDTKDKSDQECVDYVIKRIEDLAQEVGIPKSLKELGVNNPDFELLAENSMKDACAGANPVFFDKQKLIELFKQIA, from the coding sequence ATGATTTATTACATTCCGCCGGTTAATTTATTAGGCAAAGGTTGCCTGTCTGAATTAGGTGTACCCGTAAAAAAATTGAATTGCAAAAAGGCATTTGTGGTTAGCGATAAGTTTTTATTTGGTAATGGTACGGTCGATAAAGTCGTTGATATTTTAGAAAAAGAGGGTATCGAATCAGTTATTTTTTATGATGTGAAACCTAATCCAACCGTTGCCAATGTTGAAAATGCACTCAAGTTATGTCAAGAATCGGCATGCGATTTTATCGTCTCAATCGGTGGCGGTTCTCCACAAGATTGTGGTAAAGCCGTTGCGGTTTTGGCGACCAACGGTGGCAAAATTACCGATTATGAAGGGATGCATAAAAGTAAACAAAAATGTTTGCCTATTGTGGCAATAGCAACCACAGCGGGCACTTCTGCTGAAGTCACCATTAATTATGTTATTACCGATGAAAGTAGACATGTAAAAATGATTATGGTCGATCCTAATACGCTGGCATCAATAACCGTTAGCGATCCGGATTTAATGATTTCCAAACCTGCCAACTTAACCGCTGCAACCGGTATGGATGCGTTAACTCATGCAATTGAAGCGGTGGTTGCTAAAGGGGCGATGGATGTTACTGATTCAACAGCATTATATGCTATCGCTCAAACCTTTAAATATTTAGCCAGAGCGGTTAAAAATGGTAATGATATTCAAGCCAGAGAGCAGATGAGCTATGCCTGCTTTTTAAATGGTATCGCTTTTAGTAATGCCGGGCTAGGCAATGTGCATGCTATGGCGCATCAATTAGGCGGGCTTTATGATTTACCGCATGGTGTTTGTAATGCGATGCTGTTGTCGGTAGTTGAGAAAGAAAATGCTAAACATGCACCGCAAAAATTTAGAGTGATTGCACAAACCATTGGTTTTGATACAAAAGATAAAAGTGATCAAGAGTGTGTTGATTATGTGATTAAAAGAATTGAAGATTTAGCGCAAGAAGTCGGCATTCCTAAATCGTTGAAGGAGTTAGGTGTTAATAATCCTGATTTTGAATTATTAGCTGAAAATTCAATGAAAGATGCCTGTGCTGGTGCCAATCCGGTATTTTTTGATAAACAAAAACTGATTGAGCTATTTAAGCAGATCGCTTAA
- a CDS encoding dihydrodipicolinate synthase family protein, whose product MSLAKFKGIFPPVPTIVDKHGDLDKKGMANLLDHLINNEADGVLILGSGGEFCHMPPKLRFEVAEFAVKHIKQRIPVMIGISSPSTKETIEYGQHAAQIGADAVLVVNPYYALLNSEAIYHHYKTVAENINIPILLYNFPALTGQDIGIDIITRLAKDVPNIIGLKDTIDNISHTREVINQVHAFRPDFIIFSGFDEYMLDTLILGGHGGIPATFNFAPKITKGIYKAFKQKDYETAFTLQRQLAKLMPIYAIETPFFAVIKQAIKLTGIDISTEVLAPVKKLPNNKQDLLVELLKSAQIPIINK is encoded by the coding sequence ATGAGTCTGGCAAAATTTAAAGGAATATTCCCACCCGTTCCGACAATCGTCGATAAACACGGGGATCTTGATAAAAAAGGGATGGCTAATTTATTAGATCATCTGATTAACAATGAAGCTGACGGAGTTTTGATTTTAGGTAGCGGTGGTGAGTTTTGTCATATGCCACCTAAACTCCGATTTGAAGTGGCTGAATTTGCGGTTAAGCATATCAAGCAACGTATTCCGGTCATGATTGGTATATCCAGCCCGAGTACCAAAGAAACAATTGAATACGGTCAACATGCAGCTCAAATCGGCGCTGATGCCGTTTTAGTTGTCAATCCTTATTATGCTTTATTGAATAGTGAGGCAATTTATCACCATTATAAAACTGTCGCTGAAAATATTAATATACCGATCCTACTTTACAATTTCCCCGCATTAACCGGTCAAGATATTGGTATAGATATCATTACCCGATTGGCAAAGGATGTGCCAAATATTATCGGGCTAAAAGATACCATTGATAACATTAGCCATACACGGGAAGTGATCAACCAAGTGCATGCTTTCCGGCCTGATTTTATCATCTTCAGTGGATTTGACGAGTATATGCTAGATACGCTGATTTTAGGTGGTCATGGCGGTATTCCGGCTACATTTAACTTTGCCCCTAAAATTACCAAGGGAATTTATAAAGCGTTCAAGCAAAAGGATTATGAAACCGCATTTACATTACAACGTCAATTAGCAAAATTGATGCCTATTTATGCAATTGAAACCCCATTTTTTGCTGTTATTAAACAAGCGATCAAACTCACCGGTATCGATATTTCAACTGAAGTTTTAGCGCCGGTAAAAAAACTACCAAACAACAAACAAGACTTATTAGTTGAACTATTAAAGTCGGCACAAATTCCTATTATCAATAAATAA
- a CDS encoding MFS transporter: MNNIENKTIPKGRWKHIIPATILVYIVAYMDRTNIAIGIAGGMNKDLGMTASFAGLVAGIFFIGYIFLQIPGGQIAERYSAKKFIAWTIVVWGGFAAITGFVRDPIQLLIIRFILGVAEGGVYPAILALIGHWFPNHERARAIAFFQMNLAAASIITGPLSGWLIEVWGWREMFIIEGIISLALLFVWMPLVCDYPHQAKWLDPKELDWLNQQFAKDKALIKLDDKASVKTVLSSINLWKLVAIYFFFQIGFYGFALWMPMLIKQLTGSGMSIVGLLTAAPYILCIFGQYYIAKLCDQTLNRRLYTAIPMIGFAICLTLSILLENYTWLAYGMMVLCGFFLQAYAGPFWTLPPLLFPANVLGGVRGTINALGNLGGFIGPYLVGLLTVTVSKNAGLYTLVGALIMAILLLFTLPAITAKPTK, encoded by the coding sequence ATGAATAATATTGAAAATAAAACCATTCCTAAAGGTCGTTGGAAACATATCATTCCAGCAACCATTTTGGTGTATATAGTGGCATACATGGACAGAACCAATATTGCCATTGGTATTGCAGGCGGAATGAATAAAGATTTAGGTATGACAGCATCGTTTGCCGGTCTTGTCGCAGGAATCTTTTTCATTGGTTATATCTTTTTACAAATTCCGGGTGGTCAAATAGCTGAACGATACAGCGCCAAAAAATTTATTGCATGGACGATTGTTGTTTGGGGAGGTTTTGCGGCGATAACAGGGTTTGTGCGTGATCCGATTCAACTACTAATCATCCGTTTTATATTGGGAGTTGCTGAAGGTGGCGTTTATCCGGCTATATTAGCATTAATTGGGCATTGGTTTCCTAACCATGAAAGAGCTAGAGCAATAGCGTTTTTCCAAATGAATTTAGCGGCAGCATCTATTATTACCGGTCCGTTATCTGGCTGGTTAATTGAAGTTTGGGGCTGGAGAGAGATGTTTATCATTGAAGGCATTATCTCGTTAGCATTGCTGTTTGTTTGGATGCCACTGGTTTGTGATTATCCACATCAAGCTAAATGGCTCGATCCAAAAGAACTCGATTGGTTAAATCAACAATTTGCCAAAGATAAAGCGCTGATAAAATTAGATGATAAAGCCAGTGTCAAAACCGTATTAAGCAGTATCAACTTATGGAAACTGGTGGCCATCTATTTCTTCTTCCAAATCGGTTTTTACGGTTTTGCCCTTTGGATGCCAATGTTAATTAAACAATTGACCGGTAGTGGTATGTCTATTGTAGGGCTATTAACCGCAGCGCCATACATTTTATGTATTTTCGGACAATATTATATTGCCAAATTATGTGACCAAACATTGAATCGTAGACTCTATACCGCCATTCCAATGATTGGATTTGCGATATGTTTAACGTTATCAATATTATTAGAAAATTACACTTGGCTGGCTTATGGAATGATGGTTTTATGTGGCTTTTTCCTACAAGCGTATGCCGGTCCATTTTGGACTTTACCCCCATTATTATTCCCGGCAAATGTGTTAGGCGGAGTACGAGGAACAATCAATGCGCTAGGTAATCTAGGCGGATTTATCGGTCCATACCTTGTTGGTTTATTAACCGTAACTGTAAGTAAAAATGCAGGATTGTATACCTTAGTTGGGGCGTTAATTATGGCAATACTGTTATTGTTCACGCTACCGGCTATCACCGCAAAACCAACAAAATAA
- the ilvD gene encoding dihydroxy-acid dehydratase: MQQKCKFARDLWSQLDALRMGMNYTVEDTEKPQVLIDDCYGESHPGSYHLDSLGYEVMLGVHERGGRSVRSHVTDICDGWGQGHDGMNYILASREAIANMVEIHGSVIPYDAAVLISSCDKSVPAHLIAAARLDIPLVHVPGGSMRPAPNMTTSDLGGATAQYKKGEIDIKQIQTLQRCGCPTAGACQFMGTASTMQCMSEALGLALPGSALAPSTMSEIRRMARSAGHHAMYLAKEGITAGKILTPAAFENAIKVHAAISGSTNALIHLPAIAHAAGFELTADVFDRINNTVPYLTNVQPSGQYVTELLWFAGGIPMVQWMIKDLLDLDVMTVTGHSLGDNLEMMQQTGFFDRNLGYLHNYKLQRNDLIRQPNQEKMGSIAVLKGNIAPDGAVIKYTACSADMHKHTGPAKVYNSEEAAQEAIINNRVNPGDVIFICYEGPKGSGAPEMLMTTDAIVFDKRLNGSVALITDGRFSGATHGPCIGHVSPEAAEGGPIALVEDNDIVEIDVHARKLNIIGINGEMKSAQEIAEIFSQRKQQWTPPDYSNRKGVFKQYTQKAKSLMAGAYIE, translated from the coding sequence ATGCAACAGAAATGTAAATTTGCCAGGGATCTATGGTCACAATTAGACGCATTACGAATGGGAATGAATTATACCGTTGAAGATACTGAAAAACCACAAGTGCTAATTGACGACTGTTATGGAGAAAGCCACCCCGGAAGTTATCACCTCGATAGTTTAGGTTATGAAGTTATGCTTGGTGTACATGAGCGGGGTGGACGCTCTGTACGTAGTCATGTCACCGATATATGTGACGGCTGGGGGCAAGGTCACGACGGCATGAATTATATACTAGCATCAAGAGAAGCTATCGCAAATATGGTCGAAATTCATGGATCGGTCATACCCTATGATGCCGCGGTACTTATTTCAAGTTGTGATAAATCTGTACCGGCTCATCTTATTGCCGCAGCACGACTTGATATACCATTAGTGCATGTTCCGGGCGGATCAATGCGCCCTGCTCCCAATATGACAACCTCAGACTTAGGCGGTGCCACTGCACAATATAAAAAAGGCGAGATTGATATTAAACAAATTCAAACCTTACAAAGATGTGGTTGTCCTACCGCTGGGGCATGTCAATTTATGGGTACCGCAAGTACCATGCAATGTATGTCCGAAGCGCTGGGATTAGCCCTTCCGGGAAGTGCATTAGCGCCATCGACCATGTCTGAAATTCGAAGAATGGCCAGGTCGGCCGGACACCATGCCATGTATCTAGCCAAAGAAGGGATAACAGCAGGTAAAATCCTTACACCCGCAGCATTTGAAAATGCCATAAAAGTCCACGCAGCAATCAGTGGTAGTACCAATGCGCTCATTCACTTACCGGCAATTGCCCATGCAGCAGGCTTCGAGTTAACAGCAGATGTCTTTGATCGAATCAACAATACCGTACCTTACCTCACCAATGTACAACCTAGCGGACAATATGTCACCGAATTATTATGGTTCGCCGGCGGTATCCCTATGGTGCAATGGATGATTAAAGACTTACTTGATCTGGATGTCATGACCGTGACCGGACATTCATTAGGTGATAATTTGGAAATGATGCAGCAAACCGGTTTCTTTGACCGAAATTTGGGCTATTTGCATAATTACAAATTACAACGAAATGATTTAATCCGCCAACCTAACCAAGAAAAAATGGGATCTATCGCCGTCTTAAAAGGCAATATTGCTCCGGACGGTGCCGTTATCAAATACACGGCTTGTAGTGCTGATATGCATAAACATACAGGACCGGCAAAAGTTTATAATTCTGAAGAAGCCGCTCAAGAAGCTATTATTAATAATCGGGTTAACCCTGGCGATGTTATTTTTATCTGTTATGAAGGACCAAAAGGATCAGGTGCGCCAGAAATGCTAATGACCACGGATGCGATTGTCTTTGATAAACGTCTCAATGGAAGTGTTGCGTTGATCACTGACGGTCGTTTTTCAGGTGCGACACATGGGCCATGTATTGGTCATGTATCGCCGGAAGCGGCTGAAGGCGGTCCAATTGCCCTTGTTGAAGATAATGATATTGTCGAAATTGATGTCCACGCAAGAAAACTCAATATTATTGGTATTAATGGCGAAATGAAATCTGCACAAGAAATTGCTGAAATATTTTCTCAACGAAAACAACAATGGACGCCACCGGATTATTCCAACCGAAAAGGCGTGTTTAAGCAATATACCCAAAAAGCTAAATCATTAATGGCGGGTGCATATATAGAATAA
- a CDS encoding IclR family transcriptional regulator: protein MSKVPALQRTVKILTLIASKGKCSAAEIISNLQIPKSSAYLLLEELKSYQFIKQDQNGDYFLWIKLVELGELASNCFDIREIAKKHLARLTNHTGLLTHLGILDNNTAYYILKCESHSTISVRSYVGKQVSLYRSGVGKCLLAFQPSEKIAEIVKQLSFEQKTANTIMTTSALHTELAKIRQQGCSFDNQEDYINIRCIAAPIFNAQNNIAAAISAVGTTFQITDKVIPEITTKIKECAKDISKELGCLMYE from the coding sequence ATGTCTAAAGTACCCGCTTTACAAAGAACAGTTAAAATTCTGACTTTAATCGCTTCTAAAGGAAAGTGTAGTGCCGCCGAAATAATCAGTAATCTACAAATACCTAAGAGCTCCGCTTATCTATTATTAGAAGAACTAAAATCGTATCAATTTATCAAACAAGATCAGAACGGTGATTATTTTTTATGGATAAAATTAGTTGAGTTAGGTGAACTGGCTTCAAATTGTTTTGATATAAGAGAAATAGCCAAAAAACATCTTGCCCGATTAACCAATCACACCGGGCTTTTAACTCATCTGGGCATTTTAGACAACAATACCGCTTACTATATTTTGAAATGTGAATCACACAGCACAATCAGTGTGCGTTCTTATGTCGGCAAACAAGTATCCCTTTATCGTTCCGGCGTCGGAAAATGCTTATTAGCATTCCAACCTAGTGAAAAAATAGCCGAAATTGTTAAGCAACTGTCCTTCGAACAAAAAACCGCAAATACAATCATGACCACCAGCGCCTTACATACAGAATTAGCAAAGATTCGTCAACAAGGCTGTAGTTTTGATAATCAAGAGGATTATATCAATATAAGATGTATAGCTGCTCCCATATTTAATGCACAAAACAATATCGCAGCGGCCATATCTGCTGTAGGAACAACATTTCAAATAACCGATAAAGTCATACCGGAAATCACAACTAAAATTAAGGAGTGTGCAAAAGATATCTCAAAAGAGTTGGGCTGTCTTATGTACGAATAA
- the rhmD gene encoding L-rhamnonate dehydratase, producing the protein MKLPKIKEIRAYFMGGATAEKGSGGADYHDQGGHHWIDDHIATPMSKYKEYEQSRQSFGINVLGTLIVEVEADNGQTGFAVSTGGEMGCFIVEKHLNRFVEGKCVSDIKLIHDQMLNATMYYAGSGGLVMNTISCVDLALWDLFGKVTDLPVYKLLGGAVRDEIQFYATGARPDLAKSMGFIGGKMPTHWGPHDGDQGIEKDAQMVAQMRKACGEDFWLMLDCWMSQDVNYATKLAHACAPYNLKWIEECLPPQQYEGYRELKRNAPPGMMVTSGEHHGTIQSFRTLSETGIDIMQPDVGWCGGLTTLLEIAAIAKSKGQLVVPHGSSVYSHHAVITFTNTPFSEFLMTSPDCSTLRPQFDPILIDEPVPVNGRIHKSVLDKPGFGVELNRECKFIRPYSH; encoded by the coding sequence ATGAAACTACCTAAAATAAAAGAAATAAGGGCTTATTTTATGGGAGGAGCAACCGCCGAAAAAGGGAGCGGCGGGGCAGACTATCACGATCAGGGCGGCCACCACTGGATCGACGACCATATCGCCACGCCAATGAGTAAGTATAAAGAGTATGAACAATCGCGTCAATCTTTTGGTATTAATGTCCTTGGCACACTGATTGTTGAAGTTGAAGCTGATAATGGTCAAACAGGATTTGCCGTATCAACCGGCGGAGAAATGGGATGTTTTATTGTAGAAAAACACCTAAATCGATTTGTTGAAGGAAAATGTGTTTCTGATATCAAATTAATTCATGATCAAATGCTCAACGCAACCATGTATTACGCCGGATCGGGTGGATTAGTGATGAACACCATATCGTGCGTTGATCTTGCCCTTTGGGATCTGTTTGGAAAAGTCACGGATCTGCCTGTATACAAGTTATTAGGCGGTGCCGTCCGTGATGAAATTCAATTTTATGCAACCGGCGCTCGTCCGGATTTAGCCAAATCAATGGGATTTATTGGCGGTAAGATGCCAACGCATTGGGGACCGCATGACGGTGATCAAGGAATAGAGAAAGATGCGCAAATGGTTGCCCAAATGCGTAAAGCATGCGGTGAAGATTTTTGGTTAATGCTAGATTGCTGGATGAGTCAAGATGTCAACTATGCAACAAAACTCGCTCACGCATGTGCGCCTTATAACTTAAAATGGATCGAAGAGTGTTTACCTCCCCAACAATATGAAGGATACCGGGAATTAAAACGCAATGCCCCACCGGGAATGATGGTCACATCCGGTGAACATCATGGAACAATTCAATCATTTAGAACATTATCTGAAACAGGTATTGATATCATGCAACCCGATGTTGGCTGGTGTGGCGGTTTAACCACGTTACTGGAAATTGCAGCCATTGCAAAATCAAAAGGACAACTGGTTGTGCCTCATGGTTCATCGGTGTATTCCCACCATGCAGTAATAACATTTACCAATACCCCATTTAGTGAATTTTTAATGACAAGCCCCGATTGTTCAACGCTACGCCCTCAATTTGATCCAATACTGATTGATGAGCCTGTTCCTGTGAATGGAAGAATTCATAAATCAGTGCTTGATAAACCGGGTTTTGGTGTTGAATTAAATCGTGAATGTAAATTCATTCGTCCTTATTCTCATTAA